Proteins encoded within one genomic window of Hermetia illucens chromosome 2, iHerIll2.2.curated.20191125, whole genome shotgun sequence:
- the LOC119650453 gene encoding antigen 5 like allergen Cul n 1-like — MFKFVFLLAVSAGCAWGQTADYCATSLCNGSKHIACGNNGAFASTCAADKKLIDISSYKSAIVAKHNGYRNTVAAGNLPGFLSAVRMGTMQWDDELASLAALNVKQCAMKHDACRNTDRFKWSGQNLAWYWSIPAATVDKAINNGIESWFNEYKDATMAQINSYSSGSAVIGHFTPIVNDRNIRVGCALLSQGKNNGVEYFFACNYAQTNVLNRKIYTSGTTASQCTTGTNPSYPALCSVSEPIDPNVV, encoded by the exons ATGTTCAAGTTTGTGTTCTTACTCGCCGTATCAGCAGGCTGTGCTTGGGGCCAGACTGCCGACTACTGTGCTACATCCTTGTGTAATGGATCCAAGCACATTGCCTGTGGAAACAATGGG GCTTTTGCATCAACCTGTGCAGCAGATAAGAAGTTAATAGATATTAGCTCCTACAAAAGTGCAATTGTAGCCAAGCACAACGGATATAGGAACACAGTCGCTGCTGGAAATCTACCTGGCTTCCTCTCGGCTGTTAGGATGGGAACCATGCAATGGGATGATGAGTTGGCATCCCTCGCTGCATTGAATGTCAAACAATGTGCCATGAAGCACGATGCATGCCGCAACACTGACCGCTTCAAGTGGTCTGGACAGAACTTGGCCTGGTACTGGAGTATACCAGCAGCTACCGTTGACAAGGCAATCAATAATGGAATTGAAAGTTGGTTCAATGAATACAAGGATGCTACCATGGCTCAAATCAACAGTTACTCATCTGGAAG TGCCGTTATCGGACATTTCACTCCAATCGTCAATGATCGTAACATCCGTGTTGGATGCGCTCTTTTGAGCCAAGGCAAGAACAATGGCGTCGAATACTTCTTCGCTTGCAACTATGCCCAGACCAACGTTTTGAACAGGAAGATCTACACCAGTGGTACCACAGCATCCCAATGCACCACAGGAACAAACCCCAGTTATCCAGCATTGTGCTCTGTATCGGAACCAATTGACCCTAATGTTGTTTAA